The Pseudomonas orientalis genome contains a region encoding:
- a CDS encoding LacI family DNA-binding transcriptional regulator, whose protein sequence is MTDLKDVARLAGVSRATAARTFASPDQVRPVTREQVFAAARELGFRPNLLGRQLRLQTTQLIGVVVPNLLNPVFAEQFQAMERAARSRGYSLVLATTDYSSERESTVVEELLRQRVDGLVLTVTDAESNAVLSSLNTEKTPFVLAYHQPSNPNYSAVSVDNRAGMALATRYLLDAGHRRISMVAGPALQSDRARLRHAGYCEAMEAYGLKSRPVIEMPAHTQAEFTAIAPFLKSPDAPTALVCSNDFLAISLIAELRRNAWNVPGQLSVMGFDGISLGTQMHPTLCSVVQPIALLASTVIDQLLAQIAGNAPTSHCLPCHIRPGESTQPHEETLDARTQ, encoded by the coding sequence ATGACTGACCTGAAAGACGTAGCACGCCTGGCTGGCGTGTCCCGCGCCACCGCCGCACGCACTTTTGCTTCCCCGGACCAGGTGCGCCCGGTGACCCGTGAGCAGGTGTTCGCCGCCGCCCGTGAGTTGGGTTTCCGGCCGAACCTGCTGGGCCGCCAGTTGCGCCTGCAGACCACCCAACTGATCGGCGTCGTGGTGCCCAACCTACTCAACCCGGTGTTCGCCGAGCAGTTCCAGGCCATGGAGCGCGCCGCGCGGTCTCGGGGCTACAGCCTGGTGTTGGCCACCACCGATTACAGCAGCGAGCGCGAAAGCACGGTGGTGGAAGAACTGTTGCGCCAGCGCGTCGACGGTCTGGTGCTGACGGTCACCGATGCCGAAAGCAATGCCGTGCTCAGCAGCCTGAACACCGAAAAGACACCCTTCGTGCTGGCCTACCATCAGCCGAGCAACCCCAACTACAGCGCCGTGTCGGTCGACAACCGCGCGGGCATGGCCCTGGCCACGCGTTATCTGCTGGACGCCGGGCACCGCCGGATCAGCATGGTCGCCGGCCCCGCGTTGCAGTCCGACCGTGCCCGTCTGCGGCATGCGGGGTATTGCGAGGCGATGGAAGCGTACGGTCTCAAGAGCCGCCCGGTGATCGAAATGCCGGCCCACACCCAGGCCGAGTTCACGGCGATCGCGCCGTTTCTCAAGAGCCCCGACGCGCCCACGGCGTTGGTGTGTTCCAACGACTTCCTGGCGATCAGCCTGATTGCCGAATTGCGCCGCAACGCCTGGAACGTGCCCGGGCAACTGTCTGTGATGGGCTTCGATGGCATCAGCCTCGGCACCCAGATGCACCCGACCCTGTGCAGCGTGGTGCAGCCCATTGCGCTGCTGGCCAGCACCGTGATTGACCAACTGCTGGCGCAAATCGCCGGCAACGCCCCGACGTCCCATTGCCTGCCTTGCCATATTCGGCCAGGCGAAAGTACCCAGCCCCATGAGGAGACCCTTGATGCGCGCACTCAGTAA
- a CDS encoding exonuclease SbcCD subunit D C-terminal domain-containing protein, translating to MRLFHTSDWHLGQNLHGQERDFEHACFLEWLLGQLKAHRPDALLIAGDIFDTVNPPLKAQERLYDFIISAHEQNPTLTIVMIAGNHDSGSRIELPAPLMRRLRTHALGRVLWLDDGQLDAERLLIPLPDAKGKIAAWCLALPFLRPAEVTGAQLGDDYLQGIGQVHEWLIAAANAKRKKGQALIAISHAHMAGGSVSEDSERSLIIGNAEALPANLFDRSVGYVALGHLHKPQKVNGEERIRYSGSPIPLSFSEIGYKHQVLDVTFQGERLVSVEPLPIPRSVNLQRLEAAPLADILKQLADLPDVDLLAETQRHPWLEVRVRLDEPQPDLRQQIENALQGKAVRLVRIAAEYAGNGPREGNDEERLVELDQLTPQELFSRAWQDSYGSEVDEQTLKDFAVLLQEVQQEGEQP from the coding sequence TTGCGTCTGTTCCACACCTCCGACTGGCACCTTGGGCAAAACCTGCACGGCCAGGAACGCGACTTCGAACACGCCTGTTTCCTCGAATGGCTGCTGGGCCAGTTGAAGGCCCATCGTCCGGATGCGCTGTTGATCGCCGGCGATATTTTCGACACAGTCAACCCGCCGCTCAAGGCACAGGAGCGCCTGTATGACTTCATCATCAGCGCCCATGAACAAAACCCGACACTGACCATTGTGATGATTGCCGGTAACCACGATTCCGGTTCACGCATCGAATTGCCCGCCCCCTTGATGCGCCGCCTGCGCACCCACGCCCTGGGCCGGGTGTTGTGGCTCGATGATGGCCAGTTGGATGCCGAACGCCTGTTGATCCCGTTGCCGGATGCCAAAGGCAAGATCGCCGCCTGGTGCCTGGCGCTGCCGTTCCTGCGCCCGGCGGAGGTCACGGGCGCGCAGTTGGGCGATGATTACCTGCAGGGCATCGGCCAGGTACATGAATGGCTGATCGCCGCCGCCAACGCCAAACGCAAAAAAGGCCAGGCGCTGATTGCCATCAGCCATGCGCACATGGCCGGGGGTTCGGTGTCGGAAGACTCCGAGCGCAGCCTGATCATCGGCAATGCCGAGGCGCTGCCGGCCAACCTCTTCGATAGAAGTGTCGGCTACGTCGCCCTCGGCCATTTGCACAAGCCGCAGAAGGTGAATGGCGAAGAGCGTATCCGCTACAGCGGTTCGCCGATTCCGCTGTCTTTTTCCGAAATCGGCTACAAGCACCAGGTGCTCGACGTGACGTTCCAGGGCGAAAGGCTGGTCAGCGTCGAACCGCTGCCGATCCCGCGCTCGGTCAATCTGCAACGCCTGGAGGCCGCGCCTCTGGCAGATATCCTCAAACAGCTGGCCGACTTGCCCGATGTGGATTTGCTGGCCGAAACCCAACGTCACCCATGGCTGGAAGTCCGGGTACGCCTTGACGAACCGCAGCCGGACCTGCGCCAGCAGATCGAAAATGCCCTGCAAGGCAAGGCCGTGCGCCTGGTGCGCATCGCCGCCGAGTACGCAGGCAATGGCCCGCGCGAAGGCAATGATGAAGAGCGCCTGGTCGAACTCGACCAACTCACCCCCCAGGAATTGTTCAGCCGCGCCTGGCAGGACAGCTATGGCAGCGAAGTGGATGAACAGACCTTGAAGGACTTCGCCGTGCTGCTCCAGGAAGTGCAACAGGAGGGCGAACAGCCATGA
- a CDS encoding ABC transporter substrate-binding protein encodes MRALSKTLAALLLCGAASLAQAADTAICYNCPPDWADWGTQLKAIAASTGVQVPLDNKNSGQSLAQLVAEKAAPVADVVYYGVTFGLQAQKAEVVDTYKPKAWDQIPAGLKDPAGHWFAIHSGTLGIMVNVDALGGLPVPQSWADLLKPEYKGMVGYLDPSSAFVGYVSAVAINRAMGGDLDNFAPAIDYFRKLAKNSPIVPKQTAYARVLSGELPILVDYDFNAYRARYKDQANVAFVIPQEGSISVPYVMSLVANAPHRANAEKVLDFVLSDEGQALWAKAYLRPVRPMKMPADVAAQFLPDSDYARAGVVDYEKMAAVQEAFAARYLNEVK; translated from the coding sequence ATGCGCGCACTCAGTAAAACCCTGGCAGCCCTGCTGCTGTGCGGTGCGGCCAGCCTGGCCCAGGCCGCCGACACTGCGATTTGCTACAACTGCCCGCCGGACTGGGCCGACTGGGGCACCCAGCTCAAGGCCATCGCCGCCAGCACCGGCGTGCAGGTGCCGCTGGACAACAAAAACTCCGGCCAGTCCCTGGCGCAGTTGGTGGCGGAAAAAGCCGCGCCGGTGGCCGACGTCGTTTACTACGGCGTGACCTTCGGCCTGCAGGCGCAAAAAGCCGAGGTGGTCGACACCTACAAACCCAAGGCCTGGGACCAGATTCCCGCCGGCCTGAAAGACCCCGCCGGCCATTGGTTCGCGATCCATTCCGGGACCCTGGGCATCATGGTCAACGTCGACGCACTCGGCGGTCTGCCGGTGCCGCAAAGCTGGGCCGACCTGCTCAAGCCTGAGTACAAAGGCATGGTCGGTTACCTCGATCCGTCCAGCGCCTTTGTCGGCTACGTGTCGGCGGTGGCGATCAACCGCGCCATGGGCGGTGACCTGGACAACTTCGCCCCGGCCATCGACTACTTTCGCAAACTGGCAAAAAACAGCCCCATCGTGCCCAAGCAGACCGCCTACGCACGGGTACTGTCCGGCGAGTTGCCGATCCTGGTCGACTACGACTTCAACGCCTACCGCGCCCGCTACAAAGACCAGGCCAATGTCGCCTTCGTGATTCCGCAGGAAGGCAGCATCAGCGTGCCCTACGTCATGAGTCTGGTCGCCAACGCGCCACACCGTGCGAACGCGGAAAAAGTCCTCGACTTCGTGCTCTCGGACGAGGGCCAGGCACTGTGGGCCAAGGCCTACCTGCGCCCGGTGCGGCCGATGAAAATGCCGGCGGACGTCGCCGCACAGTTCCTCCCGGACAGCGACTATGCCCGCGCCGGTGTCGTGGACTACGAAAAAATGGCCGCTGTGCAGGAAGCCTTCGCCGCCCGTTACCTGAACGAGGTCAAGTAA
- a CDS encoding AAA family ATPase yields MKILAIRLKNLASLAGPFEIDFTAEPLASAGLFAITGPTGAGKSTLLDALCLALFGAVPRLGDTGQAKMPDADSDISIGDPRTLLRRGTGGGYAEVDFVGVSGRRYRARWEANRARDKASGKLQNSRQILIDLDSEQLLASQKTEYKTQLELALGLNFEQFTRAVLLAQSEFSAFLKANDNERSELLEKLTDTALYTQLGRRAFDKAKDARDVHKQLQDQASGVVPLAAEARAELDQQLSQAQQQLKTHQAQLKQLELQHTWLKELREWQERRQSAAEQLQQAQQLWDSQGQQRQDLTRLDQLAPQRHHFVRRAELDALLAPLAAQIQQHLEQQTALHSRQEQAQQQQAAAQSALAQAQHNQASAAPLLRQAFEEQTTLTHLTKELAKRTEEKQQHESACHEGQALLTGLQDKQAQVAKRLQSLATELERSATLAPLSDAWTAYRDRLQQLMMIGNRLNQGEAELPQLEQRVNAAVEQFTQQREALDLLYQEAGAEPHAVAEQIQLLASLLQDNRKQQRAFEDLARLWGSQQQLDTQAGTLAQKLADAAQQREQLNQTGLQTKAELTVAEQTLTVTKQLLERQRLARSASVEELREQLQDGQPCPVCGSHEHPYHQPEALLQSLGRHDESEEATAQQAVDRLKEKLTELRGEVGGLIAQQKEFLAQQEQLALQQQALAPSLEAHPLYATLLNQDAVKRTDWLAQQLAQLTQSIAQDEQRQGALLNLQQNAGRLQQQLQAAQDASQQARQLLLDQQRALASDRERLDTELASFASLLPAATLEGLRSEPAATFLQLDQQVSQRLEQLGHQRDELAEQQERQQAIEKQQTHQQHRQQQSEALNLQVAQLCSQQHDAQAKLSDLLGAHESAEQWQQQLDQAVSQARQSEADASQELHAVHTALVQLVADLKALLERQQALETERQALDTRITAWRAAHPELDDQGLTRLLAFDEAQVTDLRQQLHTREKAVEQAGVLLQEREQRLAEHQALHNGNLDTEQLDNSLAALNQQLAEGEKHCAELRARQAEDQRRQDANHALAEQIAKAYDQWQRWARLNALIGSATGDTFRKIAQAYNLDLLVHHANVQLRQLVRRYRLKRGGSMLGLLVMDTEMGDELRSVHSLSGGETFLVSLALALGLASMASSTLKIESLFIDEGFGSLDPESLQLAMDALDGLQAQGRKVAVISHVQEMHERIPVQIQVKRQGNGLSTLEVK; encoded by the coding sequence ATGAAGATCCTCGCCATCCGCCTGAAAAACCTCGCGTCCCTGGCCGGACCGTTCGAGATCGACTTCACCGCCGAGCCGCTGGCCAGCGCCGGTCTGTTCGCCATCACCGGGCCGACCGGCGCCGGCAAGAGCACCCTGCTCGATGCGCTGTGCCTGGCGCTGTTTGGCGCGGTGCCGCGCCTGGGCGATACCGGCCAGGCCAAGATGCCGGATGCCGACAGCGACATTTCCATCGGCGACCCGCGCACCCTGCTCAGACGGGGCACCGGCGGTGGTTATGCCGAGGTGGATTTCGTCGGCGTCAGCGGCCGCCGCTACCGTGCGCGCTGGGAAGCCAATCGCGCGCGCGACAAGGCCAGCGGCAAGTTGCAGAACAGCCGCCAGATCCTGATCGACCTGGACAGCGAGCAACTGCTGGCCAGTCAGAAAACCGAATACAAGACCCAGCTGGAACTGGCCCTGGGCCTGAACTTCGAACAGTTCACCCGCGCAGTGCTGCTGGCGCAAAGCGAGTTCAGCGCCTTTCTCAAGGCCAACGACAACGAGCGCAGCGAACTGCTGGAAAAGCTCACCGACACCGCGCTGTATACCCAACTGGGCCGCCGTGCGTTCGACAAGGCCAAGGATGCCAGGGACGTTCACAAACAGTTGCAGGACCAGGCCAGCGGCGTGGTGCCTCTGGCTGCCGAAGCCCGCGCCGAGCTGGATCAACAACTGAGCCAGGCACAACAGCAACTCAAAACCCACCAGGCCCAACTCAAGCAGTTGGAGTTGCAGCACACCTGGCTCAAGGAGTTGCGCGAGTGGCAGGAGCGCCGGCAAAGCGCCGCCGAGCAGCTGCAGCAAGCCCAACAACTGTGGGACAGCCAAGGCCAGCAGCGCCAGGACCTGACGCGCCTGGACCAGCTCGCGCCGCAGCGCCATCACTTCGTGCGTCGCGCTGAACTCGACGCATTGCTGGCCCCGCTCGCCGCGCAGATTCAACAGCACCTTGAGCAACAAACCGCGCTGCACAGCCGTCAGGAACAGGCGCAACAACAGCAGGCCGCCGCTCAATCGGCCCTGGCCCAAGCCCAGCACAACCAGGCAAGCGCCGCGCCTTTGCTGCGCCAGGCCTTCGAAGAACAGACCACCCTCACCCACTTGACCAAAGAGCTGGCCAAGCGCACCGAGGAAAAGCAGCAGCACGAAAGCGCCTGCCACGAAGGCCAAGCCTTGCTCACAGGCTTGCAGGACAAACAGGCCCAAGTCGCCAAGCGCCTGCAAAGCCTGGCCACCGAACTTGAGCGCAGCGCCACCCTCGCGCCACTGAGCGACGCCTGGACGGCCTACCGCGACCGCCTGCAACAACTGATGATGATCGGCAATCGCCTGAACCAGGGCGAGGCCGAACTGCCGCAGCTTGAACAGCGCGTCAACGCCGCCGTCGAGCAATTTACCCAGCAACGCGAGGCCCTGGACCTGCTGTACCAGGAGGCCGGCGCCGAACCCCACGCGGTGGCCGAGCAAATTCAATTGCTCGCCAGCCTCCTGCAGGACAATCGCAAGCAACAACGCGCTTTCGAGGACCTCGCGCGCTTGTGGGGCAGTCAACAGCAGCTCGACACCCAGGCCGGCACCCTGGCGCAGAAACTCGCCGATGCGGCGCAGCAGCGCGAGCAACTGAACCAGACCGGCCTGCAAACCAAAGCCGAACTGACGGTGGCCGAGCAAACCCTGACGGTGACCAAGCAACTGCTGGAGCGCCAGCGCCTGGCCCGCAGTGCCAGCGTCGAGGAACTGCGCGAACAGTTGCAGGATGGCCAGCCCTGCCCGGTCTGCGGCAGCCACGAACATCCCTATCACCAGCCCGAAGCGCTGTTGCAGAGCCTGGGTCGCCACGATGAAAGCGAAGAGGCCACAGCGCAGCAAGCCGTCGACCGCCTCAAGGAAAAACTCACCGAGCTACGCGGCGAAGTGGGTGGGCTGATCGCCCAGCAAAAGGAATTTTTAGCCCAACAGGAACAGCTGGCGCTGCAGCAGCAGGCGTTGGCGCCAAGCCTTGAAGCGCACCCACTGTACGCGACGCTGTTGAATCAGGACGCGGTCAAGCGCACCGACTGGCTGGCCCAGCAACTGGCGCAACTGACGCAAAGCATCGCCCAGGACGAACAGCGCCAGGGCGCCCTGCTCAACCTGCAACAAAACGCCGGGCGTTTGCAGCAGCAATTGCAGGCCGCCCAGGACGCGAGCCAGCAGGCCCGACAATTGTTGCTCGACCAGCAGCGCGCCCTGGCCAGTGACCGCGAGCGCCTCGATACGGAGCTTGCCAGCTTCGCCAGCCTGTTGCCCGCCGCCACCCTGGAAGGCTTGCGCAGTGAGCCAGCGGCGACCTTCCTGCAACTCGACCAGCAGGTCAGCCAGCGTCTCGAACAACTGGGCCATCAGCGCGATGAGCTGGCCGAGCAGCAAGAGCGCCAGCAGGCCATCGAAAAACAACAGACCCATCAGCAGCATCGCCAGCAGCAGTCAGAAGCCCTGAATCTGCAGGTCGCGCAGCTCTGCTCCCAGCAACACGACGCCCAGGCCAAACTCAGCGACTTGCTCGGTGCGCACGAGAGCGCCGAACAGTGGCAACAGCAGTTGGACCAGGCCGTCAGCCAGGCGCGCCAAAGCGAAGCCGACGCCAGCCAGGAACTGCACGCGGTGCACACCGCGCTGGTGCAACTGGTCGCCGATCTCAAGGCCCTGCTGGAACGTCAGCAAGCGCTCGAGACGGAGCGACAAGCCCTGGACACGCGCATCACTGCGTGGCGCGCCGCGCATCCCGAGCTGGATGACCAAGGCCTGACCCGCCTGCTGGCCTTCGACGAGGCCCAGGTCACGGACCTGCGCCAGCAGTTGCACACCCGCGAAAAAGCCGTCGAACAAGCCGGTGTATTGCTGCAGGAGCGCGAACAGCGCCTGGCCGAACATCAGGCCTTGCACAACGGCAACCTGGACACCGAGCAGCTGGACAACAGCCTTGCCGCGCTCAACCAGCAACTGGCCGAGGGCGAGAAACACTGCGCCGAACTGCGCGCCCGTCAGGCCGAAGACCAGCGGCGCCAGGACGCCAACCACGCCCTGGCCGAGCAGATCGCCAAGGCCTATGACCAATGGCAGCGTTGGGCCCGCCTGAATGCGCTGATCGGTTCGGCCACCGGCGACACGTTCCGCAAAATCGCCCAGGCCTACAACCTCGACCTGCTGGTGCACCACGCCAACGTGCAATTGCGCCAGCTGGTGCGCCGCTACCGCCTTAAACGCGGCGGCAGCATGCTTGGCCTGCTGGTGATGGACACCGAGATGGGCGACGAACTGCGCTCGGTGCACTCGCTGTCGGGCGGTGAAACCTTCCTCGTCTCCCTGGCGCTCGCCCTGGGTCTGGCGTCGATGGCGTCCAGTACCTTGAAGATCGAGTCGCTGTTTATCGACGAAGGTTTCGGCAGCCTCGACCCCGAATCCCTGCAACTGGCGATGGACGCCCTGGACGGTTTGCAGGCCCAGGGGCGCAAGGTGGCGGTAATTTCCCACGTGCAGGAAATGCACGAACGCATCCCGGTGCAGATCCAGGTCAAGCGCCAGGGCAATGGCTTGAGCACCCTGGAGGTCAAGTGA
- a CDS encoding ABC transporter permease — protein sequence MATSAKHAAWALAPAFAVLLAFWLLPLAHLMVLGAESRDGSGSGYWQVLSSAQYLGSLGQTLMLAGVVTLVALVIGGISGVFLARQQFFGRSALVALLTFPLAFPGVVVGFLVILLAGRQGLFAALGLQLAGERWIFAYSLAGLFVGYLYFSIPRVILTVMAACESLDRSLEEAAHSLGAGHWRVVCDVIVPGLAPALASCGAICFATSMGAFGTAFTLGTRLNVTPVAIYNVFTNYANFAVAAALSVVLGAVTWAVLLLTRRLVKNSGTVL from the coding sequence GTGGCGACATCGGCAAAACACGCCGCCTGGGCGCTGGCCCCGGCCTTCGCAGTGCTGCTCGCGTTCTGGCTGTTGCCGCTGGCGCACCTGATGGTGCTCGGCGCCGAAAGCCGCGATGGCAGCGGCAGCGGCTACTGGCAGGTGCTCAGCAGTGCGCAGTATTTGGGCAGCCTGGGGCAAACCCTGATGCTGGCAGGGGTGGTGACGCTGGTCGCGCTGGTGATCGGCGGTATCAGCGGTGTCTTCCTCGCCCGGCAACAGTTCTTCGGGCGCTCGGCGCTGGTGGCATTGCTCACGTTCCCGCTGGCGTTTCCCGGGGTGGTGGTGGGGTTCCTGGTGATCCTGCTGGCGGGGCGCCAGGGACTGTTTGCCGCCCTGGGCCTGCAACTGGCCGGTGAGCGCTGGATCTTTGCCTACTCGTTGGCGGGGCTGTTCGTGGGCTACCTGTACTTCTCGATTCCCCGGGTAATTCTGACGGTGATGGCTGCCTGCGAAAGCCTCGACCGCAGCTTGGAGGAGGCCGCGCATTCACTGGGGGCAGGGCACTGGCGCGTGGTCTGCGATGTGATCGTGCCGGGCCTGGCGCCGGCGCTGGCGTCGTGCGGTGCGATCTGTTTTGCCACGTCCATGGGCGCGTTCGGCACGGCGTTCACCCTGGGCACACGGCTTAACGTCACGCCCGTGGCGATCTATAACGTGTTCACCAATTACGCCAACTTTGCCGTCGCCGCTGCGCTGTCGGTGGTGCTTGGCGCGGTGACCTGGGCCGTGCTGCTGCTCACGCGGCGCCTGGTGAAAAATTCGGGGACTGTGCTGTGA
- a CDS encoding glutathione S-transferase gives MSEALLYSFRRCPYAMRARLALRYSGVPVEIVEVSLKAKPAAMLALSPKGTVPVLSLDGRVIEESLEIMQWALAQNDPNDWLLQGDPAVLALIAENDQVFKHHLNRYKYAERYPEQPMEHYRAEGEVFLQMLEDLLGDHDYLLAERMSLADAAVVPFVRQFAHVDREWFAGAPYPRLQAWLQRILESQLFIAVMAKP, from the coding sequence GTGAGCGAGGCGCTGCTGTACTCGTTCCGGCGCTGCCCCTATGCCATGCGCGCGCGGTTGGCGTTGCGTTATTCAGGCGTACCGGTGGAGATCGTCGAGGTGAGCCTCAAGGCCAAACCCGCCGCCATGCTGGCGTTGTCGCCCAAGGGCACCGTGCCGGTGTTGAGCCTTGACGGCCGGGTCATCGAGGAAAGCCTGGAGATCATGCAATGGGCGCTGGCTCAGAACGATCCCAACGATTGGCTGCTGCAAGGCGACCCTGCGGTGCTGGCGTTGATTGCCGAGAATGACCAAGTGTTCAAACATCACTTGAATCGATACAAGTACGCCGAGCGCTACCCCGAACAACCGATGGAACATTATCGGGCCGAGGGTGAGGTGTTCCTGCAGATGCTGGAGGACTTGCTGGGGGACCATGACTACTTGCTTGCAGAGCGCATGAGTCTGGCGGACGCGGCGGTGGTGCCGTTCGTGCGACAGTTCGCCCATGTGGATCGTGAATGGTTTGCGGGGGCGCCGTATCCACGGCTTCAGGCGTGGCTGCAGCGGATTCTGGAGTCGCAGCTATTTATCGCGGTGATGGCAAAACCCTGA
- a CDS encoding saccharopine dehydrogenase family protein, with product MKKNVLIIGAGGVAKVVAHKCAQHNDELGRIAIASRNISKCQAIIDSVKAKGSLKVPADIQAFALNALDVEATKALIRETESQIVINVGSAFLNMSVLRACIDTGVAYLDTAIHEEPGKVCETPPWYGNYEWNHLEECKQKNITAILGVGFDPGVVNAYAALAQQQHFDRIDSIDILDVNAGSHGKYFATNFDPEINFREFTGQVWSWQNSQWTSNTMFEVKRTDDLPVVGSQNLYLTGHDEVHSLSKNLDVPNVRFWMSFGEHYINVFTVLKNLGLLSEKPVTTAEGLEVVPLKVVKAVLPDPSSLAPGYTGKTCIGDLVKGTKDGQPREMFIYNVADHEEAFAETDSQGISYTAGVPPVAAALLVARGEWDVKHMANVEELPAEPFLKALDVMGLPTRIKDEHGDRAWDVIA from the coding sequence TTGAAAAAGAACGTTCTTATCATTGGTGCAGGAGGTGTCGCCAAGGTGGTGGCCCACAAGTGCGCGCAGCACAACGACGAACTCGGTCGTATTGCTATCGCGTCGCGCAACATCTCCAAATGCCAGGCCATCATCGACAGCGTCAAGGCCAAGGGTAGCCTCAAGGTTCCCGCCGACATCCAGGCCTTCGCGCTGAACGCCCTGGACGTGGAAGCGACCAAGGCCCTGATCCGCGAGACCGAGTCGCAGATCGTCATCAACGTGGGTTCCGCGTTCCTCAACATGTCGGTACTGCGTGCCTGCATCGATACGGGCGTTGCGTACCTCGATACCGCCATTCACGAAGAGCCGGGCAAGGTCTGCGAGACCCCGCCGTGGTACGGCAACTACGAATGGAACCACCTGGAAGAATGCAAACAGAAGAACATCACCGCCATCCTGGGCGTGGGCTTCGACCCGGGTGTCGTCAACGCGTACGCCGCGCTGGCGCAGCAACAGCATTTCGACCGCATTGATTCGATCGACATCCTCGACGTCAATGCCGGCTCCCATGGCAAATACTTCGCCACCAATTTCGACCCGGAAATCAACTTCCGCGAGTTCACCGGACAGGTGTGGAGCTGGCAGAACAGCCAGTGGACCAGCAACACCATGTTCGAAGTCAAACGCACCGACGACCTGCCGGTCGTCGGCTCGCAGAACCTCTACCTCACCGGCCACGATGAAGTGCACTCGCTGTCGAAAAACCTCGACGTGCCCAACGTGCGCTTCTGGATGAGCTTCGGCGAACACTACATCAATGTGTTCACCGTGCTGAAAAACCTCGGCCTGCTCTCCGAGAAACCGGTCACCACCGCCGAAGGCCTGGAAGTGGTGCCGTTGAAAGTGGTCAAGGCCGTCCTGCCCGACCCGTCTTCGCTCGCCCCCGGCTACACCGGCAAGACCTGCATCGGTGACCTGGTCAAAGGCACCAAGGATGGCCAGCCGCGCGAGATGTTCATCTACAACGTGGCCGACCACGAGGAAGCCTTCGCCGAGACCGACAGCCAGGGCATCTCCTACACCGCCGGCGTGCCACCGGTCGCCGCCGCGCTGCTGGTAGCGCGTGGTGAGTGGGATGTGAAACACATGGCCAACGTCGAGGAACTGCCAGCCGAGCCGTTCCTGAAAGCGCTGGACGTGATGGGCTTGCCGACTCGCATCAAGGACGAGCACGGTGATCGGGCCTGGGATGTGATTGCCTGA
- a CDS encoding carboxynorspermidine decarboxylase: MIKTPYYLIDKQKLLVNMQKIAYVREQSGAKALLALKCFATWSVFDLMQQYMDGTTSSSLYELKLGRQKFEGEAHAYSVAWADDEIEEMLDNCDKIIFNSISQLQRFAERSEGKTRGLRVNPQVSSSDYLLADPARPFSRLGEWDPVKIEGVIEQISGFMFHNNCENGDFSLFDKMLGTIEERFGALLHKVQWVSLGGGIHFTGEGYALDAFCARLKAFSEKYGVQVYLEPGEAAITNSASLEVTVLDTLYNGKNLAVVDSSIEAHLLDLLIYRLNAKLAPSEGEHTVMVCGKSCLAGDIFGEYQFDRPLAIGDRLSFIDTAGYTMVKKNWFNGLKMPSIVVKQLDGTVEVVREFGYDDYLSSLS, encoded by the coding sequence ATGATCAAAACGCCGTACTACCTCATCGATAAACAGAAGCTTCTGGTCAACATGCAGAAGATTGCCTACGTGCGCGAGCAGTCCGGCGCCAAGGCTCTGCTGGCACTCAAGTGCTTTGCCACCTGGTCGGTGTTCGACCTGATGCAGCAATACATGGACGGCACCACCTCGTCGTCGCTGTATGAGTTGAAGCTCGGCCGCCAGAAGTTCGAAGGTGAGGCGCACGCCTACAGCGTGGCCTGGGCCGATGATGAAATCGAAGAGATGCTGGACAACTGCGACAAGATCATCTTCAACTCCATCAGCCAGCTGCAGCGCTTTGCCGAGCGCTCCGAGGGCAAGACCCGCGGCCTGCGGGTCAACCCGCAAGTGAGCAGTTCCGATTACCTGCTGGCCGACCCGGCGCGTCCGTTCAGCCGCCTGGGCGAATGGGACCCGGTGAAGATCGAAGGCGTGATCGAGCAGATCTCCGGTTTCATGTTCCACAACAACTGCGAGAACGGCGATTTCAGTCTGTTCGACAAAATGCTCGGCACCATCGAAGAACGCTTCGGCGCGCTGCTGCACAAGGTCCAGTGGGTCAGCCTCGGCGGCGGCATCCATTTCACCGGTGAAGGCTATGCGCTGGACGCGTTTTGCGCGCGCTTGAAAGCATTCTCCGAAAAGTACGGCGTGCAGGTGTACCTGGAACCGGGGGAAGCGGCGATCACCAACAGCGCGTCGCTGGAAGTCACCGTGCTCGACACGCTCTACAACGGCAAGAACCTGGCCGTGGTCGACAGCTCCATCGAAGCCCACTTGCTGGACCTGCTGATCTATCGCCTCAACGCCAAGCTGGCGCCAAGCGAAGGCGAACACACCGTCATGGTGTGCGGCAAATCCTGCCTGGCCGGGGACATTTTCGGCGAGTATCAATTTGATCGTCCGCTGGCCATCGGCGATCGGCTGTCGTTCATCGACACCGCGGGCTACACCATGGTCAAGAAAAACTGGTTCAACGGCCTGAAAATGCCGTCCATCGTAGTGAAACAACTCGACGGTACAGTCGAAGTGGTTCGTGAATTTGGTTACGACGACTACCTGTCCAGCCTTTCGTAA